Genomic window (Arctopsyche grandis isolate Sample6627 chromosome 5, ASM5162203v2, whole genome shotgun sequence):
tatattgctTTTCTTGTATAAATTATCTGCCTacgaaattgtattttttttttttttttttgtaaaaaagtcAATGCGGacataataacattattttgtTCGTGATAGTTTTCCTATGATCTCTATTAGATAAGTCAGGAGGCGCCGTCTGTTGGACGCATGGCGCCGCGGCGCCCCTAAAACCCCCTCTCTTGTAAATAAATAGTGTTAAAAAAATTCtgtgtattgtatattttttttggagAGGCACATGTACGGTTAAAACATTCTGCATACCGATTTGATCAACGCCTCTTTTACAGGGTTGAAACGATACGTGTAAACCCAGACCGAGTCACTCGGACGTTACTCGTAACGTAGCAACGTCCGAATTACGTCCGAGTGACGAAATCAGCGGATTCGGTCTGAGTGCACTCGTATCTTGTCAACCCGATATTATTTCAGATCTGtaaaaacgaatattttcaatatgatcTCATCGCGcgtgacaaattttgaaaattgaacGTTGTTTCAAAATTATTCTTGTGCCATTTTTCCGATTCTCTGTGTATATAAATgacattttcaaatttgacTTAATACTTAATCATAATCGACATTCGTACTTTTAATCAACTCTTATTCAATGTTCCGCTTTCAATCCGTAAAAccgcatttttatacaattctgAACATTTTTGTCGTAttgtgtatttgtatttgtagttttatGGAATTCGAATCGTCGCGTATGAGACGTCGAATATTTTTACCGAGTTTGTTTAGCACTTTAagtattttagtaaaataaaaaaataagacgtATTTTAATTGTAAAGGATTCGCTTGTGACGtagtagttattttttttttactggtatatattatagatttttttattgcaatattatattgattaaaaaaacgtATATTATTTACCGaaacgatatattttaaaagaattccatgtttgtatgaaaaaaaatattaaaaaaaaacaaaaaaaaataaaaaataaaaaaaacaaaatataaaaaatagtaattctAAGATTTCGCGTGGCCGTCGCATCacacaacatacatattatattacgaaTGCAATAAGAAAATGAATTCTTCTTGAATTGCAATAAATTGATATGATGTGTTCAATGTGTGATACtcctttttattaaatatcagtgttgtaatttttttttattttaattcaatttgtagattgttgtaatttttttattattttttttgagttTTGCGGCGGCCTTTCTTATTGAAAGCGTTTCTGTGTTTATTAAAGCGAAGTTAAGGACGCTTAAATAAGGGAAAAAGTGTTTTCCCTTCCAAAATCGAGCCCTCATATTTCGGGTTCTCGTTCAGCGTCTTCGCGCATCAAAGCGTCACTGTGATTTTTGCCCCAGGCAACAAACCAATCCTGTTTCCAACTGATCTCCAGATTAGTTATtaagtgtaattttttttaaatataaggaTACTTAGGATTAGGTCATCGCGAATTACGCGAACTCGGCATTGGCGAAATGTGACTATTGtatctataattataaaaagtCTTGCAAAATTTAGCCGCCCTTGAATCGTGCCGCCTGTGACAGACGCCCCTAcattaattgtatgtatatataaatataaaaatcgaaaCGCAGCACTGCCCACGTTCGTGTTTCGCTAATGCCACGGTTTTCGCGTGCGTTTAAagtgttttaatttcaattaccaTTCACTGATCTctttacaattaaattttatgtgtTAATTTGACAGTCGAAAATTTGAACAGTGCAGAAATGATTTCCATTCGAGTATTCTACCGtatgtattgtaattttatttatttccctAGTCATTGAGCCTCTTCTGGATGTTTTGTGTTGACTAGTgtgatttcattttattttggtttcagttcatatatacatatgtatatatttaactatttatataaggatatatatatttaataataacgaatccaaagtaataaaaagaaagtgaataaaattaaatgttaattaatgaaaattacaTCACGATGAAAAAagtatattgtaaaaatataaaggaAATGTTATTATGgatagttttaaaataaaatttcgaaagttttggaaaaatatatactgaattattttgataaacaagcaatttaaatcgaatttaaattttataattaaaaaatttgtggtaaaaataaaattaacacgaAAAGTCtggatattttatattgtactcTAGTATTTTTGTAAATGTTACTTGTGAGAATCGTGAAaggaatgttttaattttttcatatttatattgttaattaTTGTCAGTATTCGCGttggtaaaaataaaaccagTTTTCGTACTTTAATTTTCAAACTATTTTTGCTTTTCTAGTGAGTGGCGAGTATCCTACTGAAGATAATTTgtcatatttttactttgtacatattaAGTGAAAGTcatgtttttttaattgtaattgaaTAATGTCAAATGGACCAATAAACGAAACGTCACTGGATGTGAATTGTCTTAATCGACACAATATAGAACTGCTTTTTAGTGATGTTTCGATTTTTCTTTCCattcaaatgattttttaaacttttatacCATATTGAATATCTATATtgaccaatttttaatatagATATCAACATACCAATAGTTGTCTGTAAGcataacatattaaaaataaccgCTTTTTGTCAACACTTGCAAGATAATTGATGTATTAATGATTAAAAAACAGATTTTTTAATCTAGTGATTTGGTTTACCCTTTGTATTacaatattaagtaatttttaattatttaaatatgtatttgtatagatatttaaattttatgttcaGCGACGAGACTTTCGAGTTTTAACGCtcttatgtttgaaaaatttgattgataaaaagaaaaaaaatgcatatgtatatttaaaatgttacaCAATCATATTTCTGACTTTGCTACTGatatttttgtgaatattttctgaTATTGTTTAGTTATTATTGCAGTCGACTTTGTGCCCATTGAAAACTGccttttttagttattactagtattatcattaaatagttattgtcttatttttattacctatttttattccataaataaatgtaaacattTTCAAAGGACATTggcaaaaatgtatttttatttgacatcCCAACATCCTTCTCCAATTTCCAACAGCCCACAACACTGGAGTTTAAATACAAATTgtaccaaaaataaaattaataaaacttaattGATCATAGATACTCCTGAAATATATTGTTTATCTAcaacacatgtatatgtacataagtattgaaCTATTTAATAAACAATTCAGGGATTATATTCCACAATTTCATCTGAAAATTTGGATGAAAGAAAAGTACATTATGTACACAGTGTTTCATTATAGAAAATCATAACAATaatgttttcaaaatatcatagaaaaataataagtattttatcatacgaaaacaattgaattgaataaaCTGAACGATTCAAAATTTGTATCAAgattatgaatttaaacatcAAAAAGTAGTTTTTgtgtccattttttttaaatataatgactTCGTAGAATAATTACCCATTTATACGCTTCAATAAACGCATCAAGTAATATTGATTCGATTCCAGtgatattgattgtattgttatatttaataGAGTCCAGTATGGAATCGGTTCAAAATTCTATAGAGtctataaagtacatacatatatgtatatgaacacgCAAAACTGTatgttttttgtacataaatacgtacatacacttgtatatgtatataaaatccaaTCAATTATAGGTAAATGGAGAAAATCATTACTTTGATGATATATACtatgtatcatatttttatcttgtaaacatatatatataatgcgtACTTCCATCCGTACCTATTTAATCATTTCtatatataacatacaaaaGAATATCGAGATaggatagaaaaaaatgttgtgacGAATACAATAGGTATGCACGAAATTGGCTCAAAATTGAAAAGCAAATTCGCAAtattgtttttcatttcaaaaatttacatacgTTGCTCCCGTATGCGCAAAAGGGGTTGAATCAATCTTGGGGGAGTCTcatattgcaataaaaaaatgtatatgcctGTACGATTACATTTCCAACTTAATTTCTatgcaaaaatttcaaatttatattttgtgaaATGTAGGAAAATTGTCACTTCAATTTTTTTACCATTGCCGTCGTTACTTATAGTTATAACGAAAACGTCGAACGAAAGGgtgtaatataaaaacatattcaaataaCCCTCACTGGGTTGTCTCGgtgaatttacataaatattgaattgaacATTCCCATGCCACAATATAGACGTCTATTCTTACAGCATGCATCAAATGTGACTTTTATGGGTATTTTCGCTAAAAAATACAACCACAAAAATTTCTACCTTTTTCCAAACACACTCATAAGTAAGTTTTCCTTTCCTACTAAGATACATACAAATCTAAATTTACTtaatagtgacatctatgtccCAATagaaaaacataattaaattgGTTCGAATAATAGCTAGccgattataatttaattacttatagaaattcaaaatatgtacatatgtattaatttatgtatccaCATATAAAATAgcagtaattaaaaaatattaagtctATCTTACTAgatattaatgtaatattaatacagCTCCGCAGGCTTTGTCTCCATAGAATTCATgttatttcgtatacatatctatgtagataATAATCAGCAGGCAGCCTGAaatcaataatttataataacaataaagtatataattcaaaatatttcatacgTAATATGTAAAGCGCATAAAAATTGATATCTTATTGCTATCTCAAGATTTCCTTTCGAAAAATTTGAGTGCTTGGTAAATATCCAATAATTCAATTCGATAAAATTTACACATATTGAAAATGTTGtagatatgcacatacatacatatatattgtattatatatgtatattaaataaaactattaaataaaaatgaaaattttacttttactaaatttttcatgtctttaaaaatcaatatttaaaataatagaataCATCACCTTGTGACGCTATCTGAAGCATTCATCGTTGCTTTTGTATTaaactgtatttatttttatttataacactTATTAACACGATAAACTTATCCTTTAACTCAAtaacacaatttttttaataacacaatGTTTTATGTACAACGATATTTATCACTGTGGAAAACGAGCCAACCTACAATATCCTATGTACGTTTACGAACCTTAACTGTAGTATTTATCAGAAAAGTTTCACTTTATATGATTGTAAATGGGgagaattgtatgtatgtatatacaatatcttATCATTTGTAACttaatattaacatacatacaacactCAACTGATAaactatctatatatgtacatactccacgttatatgtattatataaaacgtATATTTAATATCTATATAACCGCAATGAAGTGTTTTTAAACTTCAGGTTTTGAATATTCGATACAATTTATTGGTTGATTTGTATATcgtagaaattttaattttttcgtgtcgaaaaatttttagaagattttaatcgaatttatgtattttatttaaaaataattcatttttatgtattaagttttaatatataatgttataaaagcattaaaatagaaaaaaaagtacaaaacagaaaggtccCACCGAGATTTGAACTCGGATCGCTGGATTCAAAGTCCAGAGTGCTAACCATTACACCATGGGACCAACGTCCGGGGTGTTCTAATGTGgctttatcaaaataaagtttattaaaaatctgtgaataaaataaaatagactatttaaattaataaaaacaaaacaaaatgttttcatacaaaattttgaaacaacttttatattaaattgaagaTAATCTTCAAACAAcctttaattaataaatgattaaatgaCACACAATATTATCGCTAAACCTGTTTTGTTTATTGCGAGCTGATTATAAACAAAAGCTTTATATTgcgattaaattttattatttgatttattgttgaaatttattgttgaaatatttcTTTTAGGCGAAATAATACCAGATATACAgatgtatattacataaaataatttattaatcactagctatgtacatagatacattttagtacaaaattatttcaaaataaatagtaataaataataagtactATCGTAAATaagcaatatttttatataaaagtatttccttgtaattttatacaatataaaaattaacgatTATTATACGTTACTCCTTGATAGTTGGACGGAAAAATCCACGACTTTCCGTGTCTCTTTTCGTCGACGTTTTCAGTTTCTTGTACTTCTTGATCTTCTACATTGGCTTTAGCCTGTCTCGCATATTCAATGGGCACCTTTTCCGGATTATTCGGATCACCGTTGCCCCTGACTATGTATACGTATTTCTTCGTCGTCGAAGCAGATGTCACAGGTTGGTATTGACCACCGTAATAATAATTAGGTTTGTTGTAATGTCCTGCGTAATAGTTAGGCACGTACCTATTGCCAATATCCGGTCTGTAAGTGGAGTGATGCAATTTCTCCAAATCGAATTTAAGATTCCCCGTTCCGGTGCGGTCCGGAAAAATCATTTTCGTGTGGTCATAGAAGAGAAGCGGCCTCGGATAGTAACCCACTTGGTTTTCTCTATCGTCTTGGTGTCCAGGAAAGAGCAGCGATTTGGTTTTCTTATAGCTGCCGTCCTCGGACGGAAATTTCAAATGTGAATCAGATTGGATTGAATTTATGCTCGGTAATATCACCGGTTTGTCGAAGGATGCTTCGGGGAATTTAAATGCGTTCTCGTTGCTTTGAAGCACATTTGGGTAATGGTAACTTTGGGCTATGTACAAATCTTGATTGGCATTAATGGACGGTTTGTTTTGTATCCTACCTTCATTTTCAGACGTTGAATTTTCAATCAGAATGCGTGACTCGTACCTGTTAGGAAAACGAGTCTTTTTACCtggttttttataattatgattattattattatagttttgAGGTCTTTCATTGTAGTTTTCATATGAGTACTGTGGATACTGTTGCCCAGGTTTGTATTGTTGATAGTTTGGTTCATTATTTTGTTGGTAGTTTTGTTGATAGTTTGGTTCATTAGTTTGTTGGTAGTTTTGTTGCAAGTTCTGTTGATAGTCCTGACTCGCTTGTTCAAGAATTGACTGTTGATCTCCTCCCAGCGGAAAATTAGCTCCAGGCTGCTGCTCTTGGACTCCATTGAAAAACCTAAAGAACCCTCCATTGTGGTTATTCAAATAATCAACAAGGCGATCCGGATCTCTGGGGCATTCTGGATAAGCATATCTACACGACGATGGATTTCCTTGTGAGGTAACACCCAAAACAGCCGCTCTTCCAAATATGAGAAAAGGTGACACTTGTTCGCTGGCAAAAGCAGATAGCAATctgaaatttaatgaaatacacTTGAAACGAGCTATTTCGAAATTGGGAATTTTGAAAAGTCAAAGTCGTTTACAACACTACACAAACACAACCTACTTAATTCGCTGATTTGCGAACGAGTCTTCCTACGCATTCGACTTTCTTTTTCGAGCCTGCCTTCAATTACTATACTTCTTTATCACCTCTCGTATGAGTGCATAGTAATTTTAGTAACGATATGACATCACCAGTTCAAATCGAATTCAATTGAAGttgtgaaatattataatcaCTTTAATACATAAccatacaaaacaaacaaacaaaattcgcttacgtGAATAGTGAATCCATGCTGAGGAACGATGGGATCAAGGAGTTTTGTTTTCCACTGGGATTACCTCCTGCTGCTACTTCGCAAAGTAATCTCGGGACACATTGTTGATCGTCATATCTCGCTATGGAACTTAGCGCTCTGGCTAAACTTTCCAAAGGTCCCTCTTGATAGGGATTAAACGGTGACGGGCCAAATGGAAAAGGTCTTTGGAGGTATGGATCAAATCCAGGCGCAAGTCCTTCTTGAATGGGATACTGAGGAAAATAAGGATAGCGTTGCTTTGTAGGTCTTCGTCTGTACGGATACGGATTGGGAGGATAGTTCTGATTGTCTGCGAAGTagtttggttgaaaatattgctGTTCATCAGCGTAAGGACCGTTGGGAGGATTTTGAAAAGATGCATCGTCTGGATAATCGTTGTAAACGTTCGGTGGAAATCTTTGTCTCGGTGTACTATCCAAACTGGCCAATTTTGATAGTTGCCTTAAAAGTGATgcataaatgtttaaattatgaTATTTGACATATAATATCGACAAATTCGCATTTAAACATACGCAATCAAGTCGTCGGCCGTGTAGTTTTTCCTTATATTGTCTTTGTTCGTTTCAATTTCTCCTTGCGAAACTGCCGTTGTGTCCAAACaacatattaaaatgtttattatcacTGAATATAACAAATTCATTTTGATTTGGTTCATCTATTTATAgtactgaaattaaaattataccgTCAATTATGAACATAAATATGTCTTTCGTTTTTACAGATACAGAACTTTAAAACAAAGATGAGGATACAATTATTAGAAAaggttacattttaaatattaatatatgactTTTGGCCAATATTTGTTGCAATTTAagaaagtaaatttaaaatacttacgTATTCTGTATTCGAAATGAAATGTTAGCTGAAGTAATAATGATTCATGCTAGTTTATTTGCATACAAGTCTACGTAAATACGGCTCTAATTCATATGTTAAATATTCTCAATTGTACAAAAACAAAACACGAATGTATTCTGAAGAAAGAATATTTcaaaatcatatgtacatacgtatatgtaatatacaaggATTGGAGTATtagaaaattattgtttttatacaaGTTATTATTACAGAAGTATCGTAATCACTAGTTAGTGTTTTTAAATTAGTAAATTATATGTCACAAAAGCAGGCTTAGAGTCGAAAAGAAATTAAACTGTCAAAAAACACACGCTCAGATGAAATGTCCGTGTTCAATGGAGGCTTCAACGAAAGTGAAGACATTTTAGTCATCGAGTTCGAAGCACTCTTTCGATACTCGGAATGGCAATGAGAGAGAAAGCTGACTGTCAACTGGCGAGCCTTGATCTATGCatctcaaaaatatttaattcctttaattggATGCTGatagtttcatataaaatatttttctctcactaaacaaaaaaaatgtagatcATTATCGGTgtgatgtttattttaaaaaattaaaacaattatatgCCTGTAATCTTTTGTAGACATTTGATAATATGTTCAAGgaaaatattattgttattttctttgATAACACAAtatgataagattttttttcttcatactattaatatatttgtttttgttgATGGTAAACGAAGAGAATattgattaaaaacaaaatctaaaatataatatgacgtAATGTAAAAATTTCACTATTCGGATGTTAATTTGAAGAGAAAATGAATAATTTGTCCGATAAAACGAATGCATTCATTTTGTAACACCTACGCTGGGTTTTCTCGTAACTTTCAAACGTGTCATAGAAATATATCGATCCTTTTACGGTTGCAGAGAATTACTTTCGTCTTTTTCCTGGGAAGGAACTGCGATGAACTGTGAAAATTGCAAATATGGTTTGCTTGCAATTAAATGAGAAGAAAAAGCGATAAAATACGtcgttataaaaaatattttatttatttctttattgttcgaaaattttatttattgtacgaAAATGTACGATTTATTGTTCGAAAATGTTAAGCCATGAATCAATTTCCCTTTTTTGTTATTTCATTAGTATACTGTATTAACtagtatattgtattaaaattcagaagatgtatttatatgtatgtactttgatctttaaaatgacaatgttttttttaacgaataaacagtaagtaattttaattatatttttatatttattatcaatagatgtctctttaaaaatttttagtgacatctataggttttctaaataattctgaCTTTATTCACATGAGGGAAAATTCAATAATCATCTATTTATcatatgtgatatatgtattttttacgcaatataaattaaatttgatagtaattaaaaaataagaggCCCTGACCTAACTgtataagtaaatatttatctaatattttatagctaaaatttaatatgcataATATGAAGATAGAGAAAATGAAATAGATTAGATTAGTCTTACAGTTATGTCAACATATTATTTGcatgtaaatataatgattttataggaatttcaaataactacttacatacatagaaaccAAAGACTAGACCTTCACTacgaattgttttattttaacaaaacaaaagctcggtatttatatttacaaattaaaaataatatgcttaaatactaaatataatttatgacgATAACAATAATTGTAATTAAACGACTTATTAACGACGTATAATTAAACGTCGTATTAACACAATAACTTATGATGACGTTGTGACAATGACTCGATTTATTAATTTCCTTATAACTAACTctactttatatttgtatacacttataattcaataaaaattttcattgtaacTATCGCTGTTCCCATCCTTCTTGAGGTGAACAAGACCTTCCTCTTTTTGCAAGTTGATGGCACAAATTTGGCGAGGCAACAATATCTCCAAGGAACACACTCAGCAGATAAAACTCCTTATTGCGATCGGGAGATCTCTTGTACTGTCTGAAAATTAAGAAAAagacaataaatttaaacatcgagtggcatacttacatatgtatgtacgaaattGCATAATTCAAATGGAGGAAAAGAGCTACTGTTACGTGAATATGCTTCAGAAATTGCTTTATGAATCCGTGATCAGATTCCGGTTATTAGTCACGCGACATATTCCACGCACAGAGGTTttcaactatttattttataaattttatcattaatataaatacagaattatataaaaataacaccTTTCAACTCTTTGGCTAATATCTACtgtataatagtaaacattcttttgagttattttatatttaggaTTTTACTTGcacataatatgaaaatagttGTTCTAAGGTAAGTCTCGACAATACATATATGacgtttaatatataataatatgatgtttaatatataatatatgttacagtatAAGTGTAAATTTCATTCGTTTGTGAACATACtacatagtttgttcatacacgaaccaatctgttCAGTTATAGTGtttacaaaagaacaaattgatgatcgaactagtttgttcTTACACATAATATTAGGCATAGACGTTTGACATaaattttgacagctaaaagtttagAATTGATATTGgcctaattgaaaataataaatttaaaaaaaaatgggatgTAACCAACTCATGACTGTATctattatgtatttgaggaatataagaaggtcacaaaacaaaattcgataattaaacattcatattacgattatgaaagcattttcgatacaatttgagagcaaatgtatggaaacttacacaacataaaagttctacttccggtta
Coding sequences:
- the LOC143911904 gene encoding uncharacterized protein LOC143911904, giving the protein MNQIKMNLLYSVIINILICCLDTTAVSQGEIETNKDNIRKNYTADDLIAQLSKLASLDSTPRQRFPPNVYNDYPDDASFQNPPNGPYADEQQYFQPNYFADNQNYPPNPYPYRRRPTKQRYPYFPQYPIQEGLAPGFDPYLQRPFPFGPSPFNPYQEGPLESLARALSSIARYDDQQCVPRLLCEVAAGGNPSGKQNSLIPSFLSMDSLFTLLSAFASEQVSPFLIFGRAAVLGVTSQGNPSSCRYAYPECPRDPDRLVDYLNNHNGGFFRFFNGVQEQQPGANFPLGGDQQSILEQASQDYQQNLQQNYQQTNEPNYQQNYQQNNEPNYQQYKPGQQYPQYSYENYNERPQNYNNNNHNYKKPGKKTRFPNRYESRILIENSTSENEGRIQNKPSINANQDLYIAQSYHYPNVLQSNENAFKFPEASFDKPVILPSINSIQSDSHLKFPSEDGSYKKTKSLLFPGHQDDRENQVGYYPRPLLFYDHTKMIFPDRTGTGNLKFDLEKLHHSTYRPDIGNRYVPNYYAGHYNKPNYYYGGQYQPVTSASTTKKYVYIVRGNGDPNNPEKVPIEYARQAKANVEDQEVQETENVDEKRHGKSWIFPSNYQGVTYNNR